One genomic region from Sphingomonas paeninsulae encodes:
- the xrtA gene encoding exosortase A, protein MTSATITTGTASNRGFWRVPLKTLAVTLAAMLLLFAHDANAMVWQWWNSSTYQHCLFVLPIVAWLIWQRRVEVASVKLGAWLPGLAFLGLAAFGWLIGQAGGASLIRHAALVAMVQATVLTILGPAVTRAILFPLFYLIFLIPFGDAFVPALQNVTASITMALLHLTGVPAHIDGVFITIPNGWFEVAEACSGVKFLVAMVAYGALVAHVCFKSWRRRAAFMMLCIVAPVLANGVRAFATIYAAHLTSVEIATGFDHVVYGWFFFAIVMALVMLAGWKFFDRTLGDPWLAGFRAPDFRARPFLGMALATVGVVLLPLLWNGTVIAAGRAQLPHSIALSQVAGWTIEPRVAGYPWVARFDGADHRLYGRYRDASGQSVDLAIALYGWQNEGREIVGFAQGAVDPDSKWKWTATAAPPPAGKAERLMAPGRLAREALTFYVLGGGSTGSSMTVKLRTLRARLLGGDQGAAVVILSAEDGPGHPARLAIDRFMQAFGPPQAQTARLFAVARSH, encoded by the coding sequence ATGACCAGCGCGACGATCACCACCGGCACTGCATCCAACAGGGGATTTTGGCGCGTACCGCTGAAGACGCTCGCGGTCACCCTTGCCGCAATGCTCTTACTTTTTGCGCACGACGCTAACGCAATGGTGTGGCAGTGGTGGAATAGTTCAACCTATCAACATTGTCTTTTCGTGCTGCCGATAGTTGCGTGGCTGATCTGGCAACGTCGTGTTGAGGTCGCTTCAGTCAAATTGGGAGCATGGCTCCCCGGCCTCGCCTTTCTGGGATTGGCTGCGTTCGGATGGCTGATCGGTCAGGCGGGTGGCGCATCGCTGATCCGACACGCCGCTCTGGTTGCGATGGTGCAGGCAACGGTGCTGACAATCCTCGGTCCCGCCGTCACGCGCGCCATTCTGTTTCCGCTATTTTATCTGATCTTTCTGATCCCTTTTGGGGATGCCTTCGTCCCGGCACTCCAGAATGTCACGGCGTCGATAACGATGGCGTTACTGCATCTGACCGGGGTGCCGGCGCATATCGACGGCGTGTTCATCACCATCCCCAATGGCTGGTTCGAAGTTGCGGAGGCTTGTTCTGGCGTAAAATTCCTCGTTGCAATGGTGGCCTATGGTGCCCTTGTCGCGCACGTTTGTTTCAAAAGCTGGCGACGCCGCGCGGCGTTCATGATGCTGTGCATCGTCGCGCCGGTTCTGGCGAACGGTGTGCGAGCCTTTGCAACCATCTACGCCGCGCATCTGACCTCCGTGGAAATTGCGACGGGATTCGATCATGTCGTATATGGCTGGTTCTTCTTCGCGATAGTCATGGCGCTGGTCATGCTTGCGGGGTGGAAATTCTTCGACCGCACGCTCGGCGATCCGTGGTTGGCCGGGTTTCGTGCTCCGGACTTTCGCGCAAGACCATTCCTCGGGATGGCGCTGGCGACGGTCGGCGTGGTCCTGCTGCCATTGCTATGGAACGGAACGGTCATTGCGGCAGGTCGCGCTCAACTCCCGCATAGTATTGCATTGTCTCAAGTCGCTGGTTGGACGATCGAACCGAGAGTCGCAGGATACCCATGGGTTGCTCGATTCGACGGTGCGGATCACCGTCTCTACGGACGCTATCGAGACGCCAGCGGGCAAAGCGTTGACCTCGCCATCGCGCTTTACGGATGGCAGAACGAGGGGCGAGAGATCGTCGGGTTCGCGCAGGGCGCAGTCGACCCCGATAGCAAATGGAAGTGGACGGCCACCGCCGCGCCTCCTCCGGCTGGTAAGGCAGAGCGCCTGATGGCGCCCGGACGGCTGGCGCGTGAGGCGTTGACCTTCTACGTGCTGGGCGGTGGGTCGACGGGAAGTAGCATGACGGTCAAACTGAGGACTTTGCGCGCGCGCTTGCTCGGCGGCGATCAGGGCGCGGCGGTGGTCATCTTGTCGGCAGAGGACGGCCCCGGCCATCCTGCACGGCTCGCCATCGACCGCTTCATGCAGGCATTCGGCCCGCCGCAAGCCCAGACTGCTCGCCTGTTCGCAGTCGCCCGGAGCCACTGA
- a CDS encoding XrtA/PEP-CTERM system amidotransferase: MCGIAGLFHLGTPKPVDPARVRAMIDIQAHRGPDGSGVWVAQGVGLGHRRLSIIDLGGGAQPMLSPDERVAVTYNGEIYNFREVRRELEVGGAEFRTDSDTEVLIHGWRAWGPELLPRLNGMFAFALFDADRQTLFMARDRLGVKPLHYTRLADGSIAFASELKGLLANPAVRREPSLQAIEDYFALGYIPDDACLVAGVQKLPAGSYLLLERGKPEPAPVTWWDVDFSQRTTGSTRDAEEQMRTHLRDGVTSRMVSDVPLGAFLSGGVDSSSVVALMAEASPNAVQTCSIGFDSAAHDETHYAALIAKRFATNHRKRIVAADDFPAIDVLANAFDEPFADASALPTWRVCQLARETVTVALSGDGADEIFAGYRRYKFQSAEERVRGLMPADFRRSIFGKLAHYYPKADWAPQKFRAKSTFEALARDGDEAYARAVGVTGPEMRAALFSPSFKAALQGHRAEDRIVAAMRNAPARDPLDRAQYADLKIWLPGDILTKVDRTSMAVSLEAREPLLDHRLVEFGATLPVSLRLRGGTGKWLMKKAMQKYLPDDILYRQKMGFVTPISAWFRGALAEEATRITTTAFAETGWFDPVVLAKVGTDHASGVRDHGRLLWQLVMLEKSLARVFGLHG; encoded by the coding sequence ATGTGCGGCATTGCCGGTCTTTTCCACCTTGGAACGCCGAAGCCAGTCGATCCCGCCCGCGTTCGCGCCATGATCGACATACAGGCCCATCGCGGCCCGGATGGCTCGGGCGTGTGGGTCGCGCAGGGTGTTGGTCTCGGTCACCGTCGCTTGTCGATCATCGACCTGGGCGGTGGCGCGCAACCGATGCTCAGCCCCGACGAGCGGGTCGCCGTTACCTATAATGGCGAAATCTATAATTTCCGCGAAGTTCGCCGCGAACTCGAAGTCGGTGGCGCGGAGTTTCGCACTGACAGCGACACCGAAGTCCTGATCCACGGTTGGCGCGCGTGGGGGCCGGAATTGCTTCCCCGGCTCAACGGCATGTTCGCCTTCGCGCTGTTCGACGCCGATCGGCAGACGCTGTTCATGGCGCGCGACCGCCTCGGCGTGAAACCGCTGCATTATACACGGCTGGCGGACGGCAGCATCGCCTTCGCGTCTGAACTGAAAGGCTTGCTCGCCAATCCCGCCGTCCGCCGCGAACCCTCGCTTCAGGCCATCGAGGATTACTTTGCGCTCGGCTATATTCCCGATGACGCCTGCTTGGTCGCCGGCGTGCAAAAACTGCCAGCAGGCAGCTATCTCCTCCTTGAACGCGGCAAACCCGAACCCGCGCCCGTCACTTGGTGGGATGTCGACTTTTCCCAAAGAACGACCGGATCGACGCGCGACGCCGAAGAACAGATGCGCACCCACCTCCGCGACGGTGTGACATCACGCATGGTCTCCGACGTTCCGCTCGGCGCATTCCTGTCCGGGGGTGTGGACTCCTCCAGCGTCGTCGCCCTTATGGCCGAAGCCAGCCCCAACGCGGTCCAAACCTGCTCCATCGGTTTCGATTCTGCAGCTCACGACGAGACTCACTACGCCGCGTTGATCGCCAAACGGTTTGCCACCAACCATCGTAAACGCATCGTCGCAGCAGATGATTTTCCTGCAATCGACGTGCTGGCAAACGCGTTCGACGAACCCTTCGCCGACGCCTCTGCGCTTCCCACTTGGCGGGTTTGCCAACTCGCACGCGAAACGGTGACGGTGGCGCTATCGGGTGACGGAGCGGACGAAATCTTTGCAGGATATCGCCGCTATAAATTCCAGTCCGCCGAAGAACGCGTGCGTGGCCTGATGCCCGCGGATTTCCGCCGTTCAATATTCGGAAAACTCGCCCACTATTACCCAAAAGCCGACTGGGCACCACAGAAATTCCGCGCCAAATCCACCTTCGAAGCTCTCGCCCGCGACGGCGACGAAGCCTATGCCCGAGCAGTCGGCGTAACCGGCCCCGAAATGCGTGCCGCGCTATTCTCTCCCAGCTTCAAGGCCGCGCTACAGGGCCACCGCGCGGAGGACCGCATCGTCGCCGCCATGCGCAATGCCCCTGCGCGCGACCCGTTGGACCGCGCCCAATATGCCGATCTCAAAATCTGGCTCCCCGGCGACATTCTGACCAAAGTCGATCGCACCAGCATGGCCGTCAGCCTCGAAGCGCGTGAACCACTCCTCGATCACCGCCTTGTAGAATTTGGCGCAACGCTGCCGGTGTCGCTACGTTTGCGAGGCGGCACAGGCAAATGGCTAATGAAAAAGGCAATGCAGAAATACTTGCCTGACGACATACTCTATCGCCAGAAAATGGGCTTCGTGACGCCGATCTCGGCATGGTTCCGTGGCGCGTTGGCAGAGGAGGCGACCCGTATCACCACGACCGCCTTTGCGGAAACCGGATGGTTCGACCCCGTTGTCCTGGCGAAGGTCGGCACCGATCACGCCAGTGGCGTGCGCGATCATGGGCGGCTATTGTGGCAACTCGTCATGCTTGAAAAATCACTTGCCCGCGTATTTGGCCTTCACGGATAG
- the truA gene encoding tRNA pseudouridine(38-40) synthase TruA, translating into MTQRFRITVEFDGQPFMGWQRQPHGATVQKALEDACAAILKETIVVHAAGRTDAGVHGLGMVAHLDVARVMTPFALMEAINAGLIDVPVAVIACETVAADFHARFACLARHYEYRIVNRRAPLTLGAGREWRIKKALDAEAMHDAAQILVGHHDFTTFRSVHCQSANPVKTLDRLDVTRTGNAITIRASARSFLHHQVRSMVGCLSLVGIGRWSAGDLREALEARDRTRLGLNAPPDGLYFVRADYP; encoded by the coding sequence TTGACGCAACGGTTTCGAATCACTGTCGAATTCGACGGGCAACCATTCATGGGCTGGCAGCGGCAACCGCATGGGGCCACCGTGCAGAAGGCGCTGGAGGATGCGTGCGCCGCGATCCTGAAGGAGACGATCGTTGTTCATGCCGCCGGGCGAACCGATGCGGGGGTTCACGGTCTGGGGATGGTCGCGCATCTGGACGTAGCGCGCGTGATGACACCCTTCGCGTTGATGGAGGCGATCAATGCGGGCCTGATCGATGTACCGGTTGCGGTAATCGCGTGTGAGACGGTCGCGGCGGACTTTCACGCGCGGTTTGCGTGTCTGGCGCGGCATTATGAATATCGGATCGTAAACCGGCGCGCGCCTTTGACATTGGGTGCCGGGCGCGAGTGGCGGATCAAAAAGGCGCTCGATGCGGAGGCAATGCACGACGCGGCGCAGATATTGGTCGGGCATCATGATTTCACAACGTTTCGATCGGTGCATTGCCAGTCGGCAAATCCGGTAAAAACGCTGGATCGGCTCGATGTCACGCGGACGGGCAATGCGATTACCATCCGGGCATCGGCGCGGTCGTTCCTGCATCATCAGGTGCGGTCGATGGTCGGGTGCCTGTCGCTGGTCGGGATCGGGCGCTGGTCGGCGGGCGATTTGCGCGAGGCACTGGAGGCCAGGGACCGGACGCGGCTGGGACTGAATGCGCCGCCCGATGGGCTGTATTTCGTGCGGGCCGACTATCCGTGA